A window from Lampris incognitus isolate fLamInc1 chromosome 5, fLamInc1.hap2, whole genome shotgun sequence encodes these proteins:
- the tk1 gene encoding thymidine kinase, cytosolic: MDCLDVPRILPNSPQRSARGQIQVIFGPMFSGKSTELMRRVRRFQIAQYSCLVIKYAKDTRYSEKGMATHDKSTMEAVPANLLRDIYPLALQARVIGIDEGQFFSDTVEFCEEMANLGKTIIVAALDGTFQRKPFGNILSLVPLAESVVKLNAVCMQCYKEAAYTKRLGAEKEVEVIGGADMYQAVCRKCYGGLMVDKENNVPSRNETPQQALTVKQLDLGISRRLFTKLHL; encoded by the exons ATGGACTGTCTGGATGTGCCTAGGATTCTTCCAAATTCTCCACAGAGGAGTGCCAGAGGACAAATTCAG GTTATCTTTGGACCGATGTTTTCAGGTAAAAG CACTGAATTGATGCGCAGAGTCCGCCGTTTTCAAATCGCCCAATACAGCTGCTTGGTAATAAAATATGCCAAAGACACACGTTATTCCGAGAAGGGCATGGCCACACACGACAA aagcACAATGGAGGCAGTGCCAGCCAATCTACTGAGAGACATCTATCCTCTGGCTTTGCAAGCCCGTGTAATTGGAATAGATGAAGGACAGTTT TTCTCTGACACTGTGGAGTTTTGTGAAGAGATGGCCAATTTGGGGAAGACAATCATTGTAGCAGCACTGGATGGAACCTTCCAGAgaaag CCATTTGGAAACATTCTGAGCCTAGTCCCTCTGGCTGAGAGTGTGGTGAAGCTCAACGCTGTTTGTATGCAGTGTTACAAAGAAGCTGCATACACCAAGAGATTGGGAGCTGAGAAGGAG GTGGAGGTGATTGGTGGAGCCGACATGTATCAGGCAGTTTGTAGAAAGTGTTATGGAGGTCTGATGGTGGACAAAGAGAACAATGTTCCCTCGAGGAATGAAACGCCACAGCAAGCACTGACGGTGAAACAACTGGACTTGGGCATTTCAAGGAGACTCTTCACCAAGCTCCACCTTTGA